AAATACTATTGAATAGGCATTGTAGCTAAGAAGTATATGCAAGTAATGTAAGTACTCATGGGTGAGAATTCCTTAATTTTCGCGCAATTTTATTTATAGTAACGATAAAAACCATTTTTATACAAGAGGTTTTTATGCAAATCCAAAAAATAATCAGAGAATTTGATCAATTACATATTCATTTGAATAATGAAATATATCATTACAATGATGAATTGGAAGAATGCAGGATTCTTATTGTAGATGATTATGAAATCAATATTCTTGTTTTGATCGAGGCGCTTAAATCATACTCAAAAATTTCCGTTTCTCAAGACAGCAAGATAGCATTTGATTCTTTGTCGTACTCATTACCAGACATAGTACTTCTTGATTTGTTCATGCCTGACATGAATGGTTTTGAAATTTGCAAATATATAAAAAACAATGAGCATACTAGCGATATTCCAATTATTTTCATTACATCAGCACACGATCCTTTAAGCCTGAGTAAAGCTTTTGAACTTGGCGCTGTAGATTACATAAAAAAGCCTTTTGATACGATTGAGGTCAATGCTCGGCTGCGAACACACTTGAAGCTTAAAATTGCTGAGCGTAAATTGAAAGAGCATAATGCAAATCTTGAAATAAAAGTGGTTGAGAGAACAAAAAAACTTGAAGAAAAAAATATTGAGCTCAATGAAGTAAAGCGGGAGACGATTTTCAGATTATGTCTTGCTGCAGAAATGCGTGATGTAGACACTGGAAATCACATCAACCGCATTCAGGCATACACTGAAGTAATCGCTTTGAAATGCGGAATGTCGCGAGAAGAAGCCGAACAATTGAGTTTGGCAAGTTCAATGCACGATCTTGGAAAAATAGGCATTCCGGACCACATTCTACTCAAGCCGGGCGAGCTCACTTCTGAAGAATCTGAAATCATGAAGCAACATACCGTGATCGGCGCGAGGGCCTTGGCGGATGGAAAGTCTGATTTGTTGCGCGTGGCGCACAGGGTGGCCTTGTCGCATCACGAACGTTGGGATGGAAAGGGCTACCCACAGGGCTTGCGCGGTGTGAACATACCCATTGAAGCGCGGATTGTCGGACTTGTGGACGTCTTTGACGCCTTGATTTCACGAAGAGCATATAAACATGCATTTACTGTGGATGATGCGATCATGATCATCCTCAGCGAGAAAGGAAATCATTTCGATCCCAAGCTTGTAGACATATTTATCGCATCATTGAATGAAATAATGGCTATCAAGGACATGTTTTCTTATGAATGAATTTACTTTTGTTAAGTCATTTTTGTCGAAATCTGCAACATTTCTTGATGGATTGAATTGGGATTTAGTATCAATGCGTACCTCTTGCGGGAATCAAAGCATTAAAGAGGTCACTGCAAAAAGTCGTCATCCCCTTGAAGAAGGGGATCCATTCCTTTTTAACTGTTTGAAAAGAAGGGATTTTCGCCTTCGCGGGAGTGACACTCGGGTTCTTTTGCGACTTTTTGCAGTGTCGTCATTAAAGACGATGGTCGGTGAAGCGTGTGGATCAAAGAAGGCAGTGGGGCTGTAAATGCACGCCAGGATCGTTCCGGTCACTCCAGAGAAACGACGATGCAAGGGAGAAGTGAAATGAACTCGCAAAAAAATCGGCCGGGGCTTCAGCCTCAAGTTGGAGGAATCGTTGGCGAGAGCGGCTCGGAAGATCCTGCCGCACCAAAAACAGCATTGACCTCTCGGTCCGAGGCGAAGGGCAAGGCTGGCGCGGCTTATGGATTTGTGGGGGAGTTGCGTGATCTCGATTCCAAGGATCAGTTCGTGGCCAATAGTCTGCTGATTGCCGCCATACTCTTGTTTGTTGTCGTTGTTTCGTGGGCCGCGTACGCTCCGCTCGATGAAACGGTAAGGGGTTTTGGCAAAGTCATTCCGTCATCCGATATAAAGCGTGTCCAAAATTTCGAGGGAGGAATAGTCAAGGAAATACTGGTCCGTGAAGGGGAGCTGGTCTCAAAGGGACAACTGCTCATCCTGCTGAATCAGATTCAGATGGGATCCAGATTTCGGGAACAGCACTCGGGCTACCTTGATTCCATTCTCGCCATCGCCCGATTGGAGGCTGAGCTTAATGCGAGGGAGGACATGGATTTTCCCGAAGAGATCCTGAATCAAAAGCCGCATCTCGTCGAGAATCAGCGTCGGCTTTTGCGTTCGCGAAATGACAGTCGCCGGAGCGCGTTGAGCGTGCTTGAGTGTGAGCGTGAGCAACGCGTCCAGGAGCTCAAGGAGCTCAGGAGTCGGCTTGATTTTCAGCTGAAAACCCATGCTCTGCTCAAACAGGAAGTGGAGATGATTCGCGGCATGACAGCCAAAGGCGCGGCTTCGGACATGGATCTCTTGCGGGCGCAGCGCGAATTCTCCGATCTTTCCGGCCAGATTGCCGATACGCGTATAGCAATCCCCAAGGTGCTCGCGGCTGTCGAGGGGGCTAATCATCGCATCGAGGAGCAGAAGGGCAGACAACGCTCCGCCATACTGGATGAACTCACCGCGATTCGCACGCAAATGGAAGGCGTGAGAGAGACCTTGCCCGCGCTGGAAGACAAAATGGACCGCACGAGTGTCAGGTCTCCGGTGGACGGCACGGTCAAGCGGGTTTTTGTGAGCACGATCGGCGAAGCAGTCGGTGCCGGCAAGGAGATGCTTGAAATCGTGCCGAGAGAAGATTCTCTGTTGATAGAGGCAAAAGTTTCGCCGCGAGATATCGCGTTTCTTTATTCCGGTCAGGCCGCCGATGTAAAAATCACGGCGTACGATTTTTCGATCTTCGGCAGCATGCCGGGCATCGTGGAGCATATAAGCGCCGATGCCATCACGGACGAGCAGCAAAAACAGAGTTATTACCTCATCAAGGTAAGAACGCATAAAGCATCCTTGAAAGGACGTGCTGGCGAAGAACTCCCGATCATACCAGGTATGGTTGCGGAGGTGGACGTACTCACCGGAAAGAAGACCGTGTTGGAATATATTCTGAAACCTATCCTCAAAACTGCACAAAGCTCGTTACTGGAGAGGTGATGGGACGTACTTATTACGGAGAAAGGGCATGAAAAAAACGATTCTCTTGGTTGAAGACGACCTCCTGTTGCGCAAGGGATTGAAAACCATGATTGAGATGCGGGGCGGATTCAGTATCGAAGCGGATACGGGCAGTGGAAAGGAGGCGCTGAGGCTTTTTGGAATGGTCCACCCGGATATTGTTTTGCTCGACCTGCGACTTCCCGACATCCCCGGCACGGAGGTACTGCGGCAGTTGAAACAGGCGGCGCCGAAGGTTCCGGTTATCTTGCTGACCATTTGCGAAGAGAACGAACTGCTTTTTCAAGCTCTTGCCCTTGGCGCCAACGCCTATGTGCTCAAGGGGGCAGGGCCGGAAGAATTGTTCTTGGGGATTCATTATTCTCTTAAAAATGAGGTGTTTATAAGCCCAAAATTGGCCAAGATAATTGTCGATGATTATCTCTTGGTCAACCAACATCGCAAATCCCTTCCTCCTCTGCACAATCTTACGGCACGGGAAAAGCAGATAGTGAGGCTTATTATTGACGGTAAAAAGAGCAAGGAGATTGCCGATATTCTTTTCATCAGCATCAAGACCGTGAATAAACACAGATCAAATATTCTCGTGAAACTCGGAATTCACAATCTTTCCGAGCTTCGCCAAAGAAAACTTTATGTATTGGATACTATAATTGATGAGAGTCAGAAGAAAAAATTAAAAAACTAACGCAGAAGAAAGTATGAAAAAATTTTTTATTCGCATAAAAGATTGTTTGTTCATGAAAATTTCAAAATTCCTCGTTTCATATTTTTAATAGTGAGCGTGGGATTTTTTATTTGCATCGCAAGATTTTTCATTATCGCAAAAAAGTCGTCATCCCCTTGGAGAAGGGGATGACGACTTTTTAACTATTTGAAAAGAATGGATTTCGCGCCATTGTTCTACATGGCCCGCCTACCCATGCTGGGCATACGTTCGAGGGGATGGCTCTCAGGTTTTTTCGCTACTTTTTTGCAGCACGGTCTTGGTATGCCTTTTGTCGGGTCGTGTTTTTTGTGTCGGATTCAGGGCGGCTATGCTTCCGCGTAGGCTTTCAAGGCGAGCAGGCCCTTGCGAATTTCGTCCGCGCCTATGCCCGAATAGGCAAGGCGTACGAAGCGCTGTTTCTCCCCGGGCAGAGGGCGGCCGAAGTGCAGGCGCGTGCAGAGCGAGACGCCCGTTCTGACCAGGACGTCCTCGGCGAAGGCCGCATAGTCGGCGCCGAAGCCCTTGCGCGCCATGAGTTCCGTGACTTCGGGAAAGAGGTAGAAGGTCGCTTCGGGCCTGGGACAACTCACGCCGGGCATGGAGTTCAGCAAATCGACGGCAATGTCGCGCCGCTCCTTGAGGGTTTCAAGGATGGCTCTGGGACCGGACTGGTCGCCGGTCAGGCCTTCGAGGGCGCCGTGCTGGATGAAGTGGTTGGAGCAAGACTCGTCGTTGACGTTGAGCTTGGCGATGATGTCGATGACCGCCTTGGGCCCGATGGCGGCACCCAGGCGCCAGCCTGTCATGGCGAACTTCTTGGAGAAGGTGTAGAGGATGATGCTGCGTGCCTGCATGCCTGGAATGGCGGCCAGCGAGGAGCTTTTTCCGCCGTAGCGGATGTCGAAATAGGCCTCGTCCAGAAGGACTGACAGGTTGTGGCGCATGGCCAGATAGGCCAGTCGTTCGCGCTCCTGCGGCGTGCATTCGGCCCCGAGCGGGTTTTGCAGGTCGTTGATGATGATGGCCTTGGTTCGCGGCGTGACGAGGCTCTCCAGGTAATCGAGGTCGATATGGAAACCCGCGTCGTCACGTACGTAGCGGTAGGGCACCGCAACCCCTCCGTGGTATTCGATCTGGGACTCGTAGATGGGGTAGCCCGGGTTGGGGTAGAGGACCTCCTCGCCAGGATTCATGCAGGCCATGATGAATTTGCCGATGACGGGCTTGCCGCCGGGCTGGATGGCCACATTCTCCATGGAGTAGTCCACTCCCCTGGCCGCGCTCACATCCCCGGCCAGGGCGTCGCGCAGTTCCGGGATGCCGGGGCTCGGGCAATAGCCGGTCTTCCCGGCGCGCATGGCCCCGCAGGCGGCGTCCATGACGTTTTGGGGCGTCGGGATGTTCATGTCGCCCAGATGGAAGGGAAAGACCTCGTGGCCGGCGGCCTTGTGGGCGGCGGCGCGGGCGGCCACGGCAAAGGCCGTCTCGGTGCCGAGTCGTGCGATTCTGTCTGCGATGCGCATGGATGACCTCACTTGAGTTTGAAAATTGCTGATTCGATGAAACGCCAGGCAACCGGATAGTCCTCGGCGTGCATGAGCCGGGTGATCTCGTCTTCGATGCTGTCCAGCATGGTTCACACGGCATTGCTCAGGCGCGCATTGGCCTTGAAGGTGCGCCTGATGTCCCCGTGAGCAGGCGAAGTGTCCGATGTCAGATAATCGTTGTACCCGTATCGTCGGAGGTAATGGAGGAGCTTCACGTATTCAAGGTATTGTTTGGTGTCGCAGAAGCAATCCAAGTTCCCCCTGCCATTTTTATAATATTGGCAAAATCGCTGTCTTCTTCAATAAAAAGCGCATATTATTCTTTTAAAAATAAGTATTTACCCTGATTGTGGGTCGAGGATTTTCTCTGCACTGTCACGACGCAAACACGGGATGGAATCGTCTTTCCCGTCATGTCTATCAGGCCACACTGTGCGTCCGTGCGCGCAGGATTGGTGATGAGTCCTGTCATGACCGTCTATGCGTTGAAATCCAAGTTTCAGAATATGCTCCGCCCCGCCTGCCGATTTCTGGCGGATAATGGTGTTACGGCAAATCAGGTCACTGTCTCGGCCACGATCTTGTCTGCTGCGGCGGGCAGTCTTGTCTGGCTTTCCGCCGGGGCAAGATGGACCCTTGCGGTCTTGCCGTGCGCTTTGTTCGTGCGGATGGCTTTCAATGCGCTGGATGGGATGCTGGCGCGGGAGCACGGAATGCGGTCCGATGTGGGCGCCATGCTGAACGAATTGGGCGACGTGGTCTCCGACGCGGCGCTGTATCTGCCCCTGACTGTGGTGCCGGGATGCTCCGCGCCGTTGGTCGTGATGGCTGTGGTGCTGGGGACGCTCAGCGAGATGGTCGGGATTCTCGGTGTCCAGTTTGGGGGCGGTCGGCGATATGACGGCCCCATGGGCAAGAGTGATCGTGCCGCGGCCTTTGGCCTGCTCTCGCTGGCCTTTGCGAGCGGGGCGCCGCGAGAGACCTGGCCTCATGCTGTTATGATCGGGATTGTCATGCTGCTGGTCGTCACGATTTTCCGGAGGGCCGGGAAGGCTTTGCAGGGAGGAGCGGCATGATCGCGCTTCACGCGTTGCCGCCTTCCAGACTCTTCATGATCTCCACACTTGCCGTCCTGGCCGTGGTCACCCTTGGTGTGGCCCTGAAGGAGGTACATCGCTCCGGCCAAGACAGGCAACGCAGCGAAGTGCTGGTGCGCACGAGAACATGGTGGCTCATCGTGCTTCCGCTGTTCGGAACCCTGTCCGCCTCACGGGGTGCCGCGATCAGCTTTTTCTGCATCGTGTTCTATCTGGCATTCAAAGAGTACCTCACGTTCATTCCTACCAGAAGGGCCGACCACAGAGTCCTGTTCTGGGCTTACCTCGCCATACCGATCCAGTATTATTTTGCCTATATCTCTTGGTACGGGATGTTTATAATCTTCATTCCGGTCTACTGCTTCCTGCTGCTCCCCGTCAGGATGTTGCTACGCGGGGATACGCAAGGGTTTCTCAAGGCCGTGGGAACGCTGCATTGGGGCCTCATGACCACGGTGTTCAGTCTGAGCCATGCGGCCTTTCTGCTTACCCTTCGCGGCGAGGATGTGGAGGGCGACTACGGAGTCAGTCTGGTTCTGCTCCTCGTCATTCTGACGGAAGCCAATGATATCGCTCAGTTCTGCTGGGGCAAGGGGTTTGGTCACGCCAAGGTGGTGCCTTCGGTCAGTCCGAACAAAACATGGGCGGGTCTGGCCGGCGGAGTGGCCACCACGGCCCTGCTGGCGGGCCTGGTCGGACCATATCTCACCCCAATGACCGTATCGCAGGCGCTGCTGGCGGGGGTGCTGATCGGCATTTCCGGTTTTTTCGGGGACATCTGCGTCTCGGCGATCAAGCGCGACATCGGCATAAAAGACACGGGGAACATGTTGCCCGGTCATGGCGGCATTCTGGACCGGGTGGACAGCCTGACGTTCACGGCCCCGGTCTTCTTCCATTTCATCTACTACACGTATCACTGAGACATGAAAGGCATTCTCAGATTGCTTTGGTTCACCCTGTTCGCCAGGCCCCTGATTTTTTTGATCATGGGGGTGAACGTCAGAAACCGCCAGGGCCTCGGCACAACTTCTCCGTCCATCGTGGTCGCAAATCACAACAGCCACCTCGACGCTCTGGTCCTCATGTCGATGTTCCCCCTGTCCAGTCTGAGAAAAGTGCGTCCGGTGGCCGCGCAGGACTATTTCCTGAGAAACAGGTGGCTGGCTTGGTTCGCCCTGAACGTCATCGGCATCATTCCCTTCATGCGCTTGGCCGAGGGGCGCAGGGATGATCCCCTTGCCGCCTGCTCAGCGGCGCTGACAGGCGGGGAGACTCTTATTTTCTTTCCCGAGGGCAGCAGGGGGGAGCCGGAGCGCATGGGCGAATTCAGGACCGGGATTGCGCACCTGGCCAGACGGCACCCGAATACACCTGTAATCCCCGTCTTTCTGCAGGGGATCGGTAAATCACTGCCCAGGGGCGAATGGGTTCTGGTTCCTGTCATTTGTGACGTTGTCGTCGGAGCCGCGTTGCATTGGGACGGGTGTCGCAAGAGTTTCATGAAACGTCTCGCGGACAGCTTCGAAAGGTTGGCGTCGACAGTGAGCCGCCATGGTGTCGACTGAGGCCTGGCCGGTAGCGGGCACAACAGATTCGGGAGGAGCATTATGGAATGGATCGAATCCGAAGGAACATTCTCCAGCTGGGATGGCGCTAAGTTGTTCTATCGCAGCTGGCGTTCGTCAGAGACGACTGACAGGGCGCTGATCTTCCTGCATCGCGGCCATGAGCACTCCGGGCGTCTGGCCCGTGCGGTGCAGGAACTGGGGCTGGGCGATTTCAGCGCCTTTTGCTGGGACTTACGGGGGCATGGCCGATCACCGGGAGACCGGGGACACGCAGAGAACTACTACGATTTGGTCAGAGACTTGGATGCGTTTGTCCGTTTCGTTTGTGTCGAACATGGCATTTCGGCCGAAAATATCGTCATCGCGGCCAACAGCGTGGGCGCGGTCACGGCCTGTGCCTGGGTGCACGACTTCGCGCCGCGAATTCGGGCCCTGGTCCTGCTCGCCCCAGCTTTCCGCATCAGGCTATATGTCCCCATGGCCATGCCGCTGCTGCGCATGCTTCTCAAATTTAAGGAGAAGGCCTTTGTCAGCAGCTACGTGAGCGCGGCCATGCTGACTCACGACTCCGAGCAGCGGCGTCTCTATCGAACAGACCCTCTGATCACGCGTCGCATCTCCGTCAATGTCCTTGTGGAGATGCACGACACGGCCGGTCGGATCATGGACGATGCCGCCGCCATCACCACGCCGACGCTGATTCTCGCGGCGGGGTCGGACTGCGTCGTCGAAGCCGAGGCCCAGAGAAAATTCTACAGAAATCTCGGGGCGACCCGGAAGGAAATGCACGAGTATCCCGGCTTCCATCATGCCCTGCTTCACGAGGCGGGCCGGGATTGCATCATGGAGGATATCCGCGAGTTCGTCATCCGGTCCTTCACGGAGGATGTGGACCGCTCGCTTCTGCTGAACGCACACAAGGGTGGCGCCATGCGCGTGGAGTATGACCTGCTCCGGCAGTCCACGTCAGCTCTAAGGACAGCGTTCTTTTCTATGCAAAAATATGCGTTGCGGGCGCTGGGCAGGCTGAGCCGCGGAATCGCGATCGGTCTGGAGACCGGTTTCGATTCGGGGAGAAGTCTTGATTACGTGTATGAAGACAGCGCCCGTGGCCTCGGCCGCATAGGCCGGGCCATCGACCGCGCCTACCTCGACGCCATCGGCTGGAAAGGCATCCGCATGCGCCGCCGCCATCTGGAAAAACAGCTTCACGTAGTGATGGACAATCTTGAAGCCGCTGCGTCCCAGGTCACGCTTTTGGATGTTGCAACAGGCTGCGGCCGCTATGTCCTGAGCGTCCTCAAGGCGCGGAAGGGCGAAGTCGATGCGACTTTGCGGGATTGGGACGACGGAAATTTGGAGCAGGGCCGGGCGCTGGCTTCAAGCCTCGGTCTCGGTCGCACGCATTTTGAACGGGCCGACGCCTTTGATCCAGAGTCGATCCGGGCGGTCAGTCCGCGTCCCAATGTTGTCATCGTGTCCGGCCTTTACGAATTGTTTCCTGACAATGACCTGGTTCTCGCTTCCCTTACGGCCATCGGCGAGGTGACCGAGCCGGGCGGGTACCTCATCTATACGGGGCAGCCCTGGCATCCACAGCTCGAGGTCATCGCCAGGGTCCTGCCCAATCGTGACGGCGCGTCATGGATCATGCGCCGCCGTTCCCAGGCGGAACTGGACGAGATGGTCAGGTCGGCCGGATTCGAGAAAATCGGTATGGAGATCGACCCATGGGGAATATTCACCGTCTCGACGGCGCGTCGCGCCAGGGACTGACAGAGGCGGCCCTCGTCGCCGCATTCACGTCTGTGCTGTTCATCACGGTGTACGGAGGCTGTTCATGGCTGACTTCGCTGCGCGGCGATGTCGGGTCCGTGGTCTTGGCGTGGGAGCGGATGATTCCTTTCGTGCCCCTCATGATCATTCCGTACATGTCCATAGACCTGTTTTTCGTCATGGCGCCCTTTGTCTGCAAGAGATCTGACGAACGCCGGATGTTCGCCAGGCGCATCAGTTTCGCCATTCTGATCGCGGGTCTGTTTTTTTTGTGCTTCCCGCTGCGGTTCGCCTTCGAACGCCCGGTACCTGACGGATGGCTTGGAACGATCTTCAGCTTTTTGCACGCGTTCGACCGTCCGTACAACATGTTTCCTTCGCTGCATATCGCGTTGCAAGGCATTCTCGCCGAAGTGTACGCAGCCGCCACCACAAGGTTGCTGCGATTGGCCCTGCTCGCATGGTTCGGTCTGGTCGGATTTTCGACCGTTCTCACCTGGCAGCATCATGTCGTCGATGTCATCGGCGGCTTCGTTCTGGCCGTATTCTGCTGTTACCTTTTTTCGCGTGGTCCGAGGGAACATGGAACCGCGAATTATCGTGTAGCGCATCTCTACGGTATTGGCGCGGTCTTGTTCGGCCTGGCAGCGGCAGCAACGGGACATCTGCTTCCGGCGTGGCCAGCCGCGGCAATGCTTCTGGTCTGCAGCGCATACTGCGGGCTTTTTCCCAACGTGTATCGCAAGCACGGCGGTCGTTTGCAGCTGTGCTCCCGCATCCTGCTGGCTCCCGTCATTCTCGGCCATTTCGTGTCGCTGGTGTATTACTCCCGTCGGTCCGGTCCATGGAACGAAATACTTCCCGGTCTCTGGATGGGCCGAAGACTGTCTGATGCGCAGGCGCGTCAGGCAATCGGCCTGGGCGTTACCGCAGTTTTGGATCTGACGTCGGAATTCTCCGAGGCTCCGTCCTTTCGGGCCGCACGCTATCTGAATGTGCCCATCCTCGACCTGACCGCCCCGACCAGCGCCCAGTTCGCCGAAGCCGTCTCGTTCATCAAAAACGAAATGGAGCGCGGAACGGTCTATGTGCACTGCAAGGTCGGATATTCGCGCAGCGCTGCGATCATCGGCGGTTATCTCATCGAAAAGGGAGACTGCGGGGATGCCCGTGATGCGGTTGCTCTGTTGCGCGGGAAGAGGCCTGGTCTGGTGGTGCGTGACGAAGTCGTGTCTTTTCTGCAAACGTGTACGGTTCTGGACTGATGTCCGTCAGGCGGAAATGAAAGGAATCCTCGTAATCATCCTGTGTATCATCGCTGCCGGTTTCGCGATCCCGGAAAGGATCGTGGTCCCGGTGGTCGGGGCGACACCCGGCGACTGGAACCGGAAATCCTTCTGGCATGAGTCGTGGGGCCTGTCCGGGGTCCACAAGGGCATCGACATCTTCGGCCGCCTGGGGACAGTCGTGACGAGCGCCACGGCGGGTATTGTGCTTTTTGTCGGGAGCATCGACCGGGGCGGCAACGTGGCCGTGGTGCTGGGGCCGAAATGGCGTCTGCATTATTACGCCCACCTGGACTCCCTCACGACGTCCGCGTTTCGTCTTGTCCCGCCCGGCGGCGAGTTGGGGACACTCGGCGATACCGGCAACGCACGCGGCACGCCGCTCCATCTGCACTACTCCGTGCTACGCATTTTTCCCGTCCCGTGGGACATCGACGATTCGACGCAGGGTTGCTGGAAGGCGTTTTACCTCGACCCTGATCCGTATCTCTGCGGCACACCATGATTTTTTCACTTAACGTCCTGCAGTAGTTGAATGTCGAAGTCCATTCCGACGTAACCGAGAACGAGGATAACGGTAATGAAAAGCCTGAGAAAAATGTGCGGATTCGCTCCTTACATCCTGGTGGTGCTCCTCAACGCGATCACCGATCTGGGGCACAAAATCGTTGTTCAGAACACGGTCTTCAAGACCTTTTCGGGAACTGAACAGATCGCACTGACCGCCACAGTGAACGCCCTCCTGCTATTGCCGTTCATTCTTCTTTTCACTCCGGCCGCCTGCATCGCCGACAGGTTCTCCAAGAGCCGGGTCATCAGGATCTCTGCGGCCGCTGCGATCCCTCTGGCAGTGCTGATCGTGATCTTTTACCATGCGGGGCTGTTCTGGCCCGCTTTTCTCA
The Desulfomicrobium apsheronum genome window above contains:
- a CDS encoding M23 family metallopeptidase, with product MKGILVIILCIIAAGFAIPERIVVPVVGATPGDWNRKSFWHESWGLSGVHKGIDIFGRLGTVVTSATAGIVLFVGSIDRGGNVAVVLGPKWRLHYYAHLDSLTTSAFRLVPPGGELGTLGDTGNARGTPLHLHYSVLRIFPVPWDIDDSTQGCWKAFYLDPDPYLCGTP